A genomic region of Miscanthus floridulus cultivar M001 chromosome 3, ASM1932011v1, whole genome shotgun sequence contains the following coding sequences:
- the LOC136545532 gene encoding uncharacterized protein has protein sequence MRKFHDWYLRAQITELEILQAWIPTGTFGSLGGQIAIEFRDIQACFHLRRMEMNLIRIWCLMQADFVKKRPALKHGYIDPSPIASTNFNYPKEWKLDCKELGAGKTLKEKEDIRNKKILEESLKVAAYIALCFKNLQQHDNIWIPYHFNDHWICIGVWLSHSMAWVFDSADFPVETYKDFIAIVKTAFRHYVQEHKGRHHPNRKEKLYVKTLCACPK, from the exons atgcgaaagttccacgattggtacttgcgtgctcagataacagaactagaaatcttacaagcatggatcccGACCGGCACATTTGGATCCCTAGGTGGGCAAATTGCCATTGAGTTTAGGGATAtccaggcatgcttccacctcagacgaatggaaatgaatctaattcgcatatggtgcct aatgcaagcggactttgtgaaaaagaggccagctctgaaacatgggtatatagacccttcacctatagcatcaacaaattttaattaccctaaagagtggaaactagattgcaaagaactaggagctggaaagacacttaaggagaaagaggacatcaggaacaagaaaatattggaagagtccctcaaggttgcggcatacattgctctatgttttaaaaatctccaacaacacgataatatatggataccataccacttcaa cgatcactggatttgcataggcgtctggctctcacatagcatggcatgggtctttgattcagcagatttcccagtcgagacatacaaagacttcatagcgattgtcaagac ggcattcaggcactatgtccaggaacataaggggaggcatcatccaaataggaaggaaaagttgtatgttaaaactctatgtgcg tgccccaagtag
- the LOC136543605 gene encoding agamous-like MADS-box protein AGL29, whose amino-acid sequence MVRRKIEIKPIENENARQVCFSKHRQGLFKKASEISILCGAMVGSVVFSSFGKSFSFGHPSIDDVVNRFLNSVTPDGPASSGANHDNSLAVTGTVQGLNMEYLELQQSLDSQKKKKERLQEATKKEMGERMMQWLNANILELGLDELQEFQKWLEVIDGIIKEKGNKTVVEARQTEGSATQQPVEIASASPYQFGEHISANSMAFTAPSSSNGFIDGFEVNDPLLSGGLHDVCGLENFPYNKNHG is encoded by the coding sequence ATGGTAAGGAGAAAAATTGAGATCAAGCCCATCGAGAATGAGAACGCACGTCAGGTTTGCTTCTCCAAGCACCGCCAGGGCCTGTTCAAGAAGGCTAGTGAGATCTCCATTCTCTGTGGAGCAATGGTTGGTTCTGTTGTCTTCTCAAGCTTTGGTAAGTCATTTTCCTTTGGCCATCCATCCATTGATGATGTTGTGAACCGATTCCTCAATTCGGTTACTCCTGATGGTCCTGCTTCGAGTGGTGCAAACCATGATAATAGCTTGGCTGTAACGGGTACTGTCCAAGGGCTGAATATGGAGTATTTGGAGCTGCAACAGTCCCTGGATtctcaaaagaagaaaaaggagaggtTGCAAGAGGCAACTAAAAAGGAAATGGGAGAACGCATGATGCAGTGGTTAAATGCTAATATCTTGGAATTGGGTCTTGATGAGCTGCAAGAGTTCCAGAAGTGGCTGGAAGTAATAGATGGTATTATCAAAGAGAAGGGGAACAAGACAGTGGTTGAAGCAAGGCAAACTGAAGGGTCAGCGACACAACAACCTGTGGAGATAGCTTCAGCTTCGCCGTACCAGTTTGGTGAGCACATCAGTGCCAATTCTATGGCTTTCACAGCTCCTAGCTCAAGCAATGGATTCATTGATGGATTTGAGGTCAACGATCCATTGCTTAGTGGTGGTCTCCATGATGTTTGTGGCCTGGAGAATTTCCCCTACAACAAGAATCATGGTTGA